A region of the Triplophysa rosa linkage group LG5, Trosa_1v2, whole genome shotgun sequence genome:
GttgttacatatatttttattaaaccttGTCCATATCTACTCTTGTGTTTCAGTATAAAACAGAGCTCGTGCCTAATTTTAAAAACAGTGCAAAATCATCACAGGCCAACTTTGTGTACATTATGCCAGACCATGATAACCCAAAGATGGGTCACCCTGTGTTTCTGGAACTGACTCCTCCACCCGAGATCCACTATAAGATCGTTCCAGGGAAAAGCAATGGGATGAACGTGCTGGGAATCGTCATTTTCTCGGCCACTATGGGTGCGTAAACTTATTAGTTTAGACCAGCCGACTTTTAGTGTTGGTTTGGTGGAGATCTTGCTGTTTGACCAGTTAAAAGTAGAATTTccaatcgtttttttttttcaggtcTTCTGCTTGGTAGAATGGGATCGAGAGGTTTACCGCTTGTGaacgtgtgtctgtgtgtcaacGAGTGTGTGATGAAGATCATCAATGCTGCTATGTggtaactcaactcaactttatttatatagtgctttttacaattttcattgttacaaagcagcggtacatgagacatattgactataagcaaaacaattaaagttgtacctgcaaaaacaagaaaaaggtgaaaacacagaagacagatatacccacatacaaaacactccacacacaaatattaaacagactataaattcctatatgcaatattaattaagtaaaactttaaaattctaattctaaagcagcccccccggccaggcaaatagtgcaaaacagtatgcaaacggtggtgaggaacccaaaactccaatcgagaaaaaaaaacctcaggagaacccaggcccaaccaggggattccagttcccctctggcaaaagctgctgcctctgcacaagctccagagagcttgcacaacaaggctaaataaaaataaataaacttactaataaggtaaattatagtttaagattatcattaataatctaatagcatttgatattttgtagtgaagacgtgtcaggtgaccgcgtccttctttatccagctccatcatctcagctcttgtcaggtcaccgtttcccattctccgctctaccatcaggtctggccatgagctgcatcctgctcgctgtggtaaccttggaacaatgagacaagactggctgagagtagagtactgttctgtactctttgatgcaacaagtacatcagttgtgtttttggttccggttgatctaactaatgcagcctaaaccctcagaagatttatattatggaagtctagtgtatgcaagattaaaaagatgcgtctttagtctagatttaaactgacagtgtgtctgcctcccggacagtgcagggaagactattccaaagtttaggcgctagataggaaaaggatctaccacctgcacttgattttgaaattctaggtattaccaactgacaggacgcctgagagcgtaatgcacgtgaaggactgtaatacaaaaggagttcattcaagtactgaggagctaaaccatgtaaggctttataggtaataagcaagattttaaagttaacgcgatgctttataggtaaccagtgcaaggttgacagaaccgggctaatatgttcatacttttttgtacgtgtaagaactcgagctgccgcgttttggaccaattggagtttttgtaataagcctgcagggcaaccacctaacagtgcattacagtagtctagtcttgatgtcatgaatgcatgaattaacttctctgcatctgacattgacagcatatgacgtagtttagatatattcttaagatggaaaaacgcaattttacaggtgttggcgacgtggctctcaaatgacagattactatcgaatagaacgccaagattctttgctgacgacgagggttttatggaacatccgtcaatagttaaacagtattcttggttgttacttatagcagttttcggtccaataagtaacacttccgttttgtccgagttcagtaataaaaagttgttactcatccagttttttatatcgactatgcattccattattcgatggaactgctgtgtttcatgaggcttcgaggaaatataaagttgagtatcatcagcataacagtgaaagctaactccgtgtcgctttattatatctcctagaggtagcatgtataatgcgaagagcagaggccctaagactgagccctgtggtacaccgtactggacttgcgatttgcgtgacacctcattgtttattgctacaaattgaaaacggtcggataaataagatttaaaccatttcaaagctattcccttaatgccgacataattttcgagtctatgtaggagtgtgctgtggtcaatggtatcgaatgcagcactaaggtctagcagcaccaataacgagatacaacctcggtcagacgccaatagcagatcatttgtaactctgatcaaagcagtctctgtactgtgacatgctctaaatccagactggaattcttcattgatgtcattcctttggaggaaggagcataattgagttgaaactactttttccagaactttagatatgaaaggtagattcgatataggcctgtagttccctagttctctagggtcgagttggtttttttttgacaaggggccttatatgctttaggcacatgtcctgatgtcagagatgagttaataatactaagaagaggatctataatttctgggagcatctctttcagtagatttgtaggtatagggtctagcatgcatgttgttgatttagatgatctaatgaaaatcttggtgtcattttagaGTATGACCTTAGTTTCAGCAGTCATGTCAAAGCAATAAGCAAATCAGTGTACTACCATCTCAGAAACATAGCcagaatcagatgttttgtctcaagccaagatttagagaaactagttcatgctttaatcaccagcagggtggattacTGTAATGGACTCCTTACAGGGCTTCCCAAAAAGACcatcagacagctgcagctcatacagaacgCTGCTGCCAGGACTCTGactagaacaaaaaaatatgagcATATCACTCCAATCCTCAGGTCCTTACACTGGTTACCAGTTACTGTTAGAATCAACGTCAAAGTATTATTAATTGTCTATAAATCACTCAATGGTCTAGgacctaaatacatttcagatatgcttattgaatataaaccaaacagacttctcagatcattaggatcaagtcagttagaGATAACAAGTGTTCACTCAAAACAAGGCGAGTCAGCGTTTAGCCATTATGCCACCCGTAGctggaatctgcttccagacgacatcagatgttcaccaacagtagctacttttaaatccagattaaaaacgCACAcgtttagctgtgcatttacaacctgagcactgtgctggtttacatcaactgcacttctatttctaatttatttttCGTTGTATTTGcgatcttaaatcatttgcatattaaagatacgtcttatttctctttgtcaatcattttatgtaaagcactttgaattgtctttgtgtatgaaatgtgctatataaataaacttgccttgccttgcctaatgattgtctttttctgtaatgttatagtttttgactgtatttaaaagTTCAACTGTAAAAGAAGAACTCTTGTTTAAAAACACGAAAATTATCTGGCAGCTTGGGTGCCAGaaacaaacagtaaaaaaacgtttttccccttgtaaaattacaatttccctccgtttttcttgtacatttcctgtctttttctgtaattttcatttttttaccgtatttaaaaaaatacataaaaaatctcAACTGtaaaatttaaacagaaaaattaactgtaaaattacagttttttttacagtgtacagtactTACACCATCTGTCCTTGGCAAATTGCAGATGTAAAACGATTATTGAAAAGTGACAGAATCAAAACGATTAAGactcatttatttatctttgtgcAGGTACTTTCCATTCGGAATTGTGTTTCTGGTTGCTGGGAAGATTCTGGATATGCATGACCCGGCGGTGCTCGCTGAGAAGCTGGGCATGTACTTCATTACTGTTCTTGCCGGACTGTTCGTCCATGGTGTGATATTACTACCGATGTTCTTCTTCCTGATCACCCGGAAAAACCCCTTTAGCTACATCCGTGGGCTCCTGCAGGCTCTGGTTATTGCTTTGGCAACTTCATCCAGGTAAAGAAGTCATTTCTCCAAAAGATGTAAATACTCAATGAGCTACTTTAGCAAATGGGTCTACTGAATCATCATGACTAAAATCTTTCGGCCTAAAAGGATGACAAAATCCTTAATTTGTGAGAACACCAAACAGAATTCATGCGTTTCAATTTATAACCTCTTTGCATCTTATGTGTAACTTTGTGATGCTTTTTGACTGCTTTGTTAGCCGCAATGCCTTTGTTTGCATTATTACATGTAGCGCGAGACAAAATTGTTATCATAACAGGCCTTCCTTCTCCAGTTCAGCTACTCTGCCCATAACAATGAAGTGTTTGCTGGAAAACTGTCACGTGGATCGGAAAATAGCTCGTTTCGTGCTTCCCGTCGGAGCCACTATCAATATGGACGGCACGGCGTTGTACGAGGCAGTGGCTGCCATCTTCATCGCACAGGTCAATGAGTACGAGCTTGATTTTGGACAGCTCGTCACTATCAGGTGACGTATTTCCATTAAGGCAGATACACAATGACACAGGAAGATTTATGCATGGCAGGAGATGTACTGAAGTCGACTTACTGTCTTTCCTCAGCATCACGGCTACCGCGGCCAGCATAGGAGCAGCTGGAATCCCACAGGCCGGTCTTGTTACCATGGTTATCGTCTTAACCTCAGTGGGTTTGCCTCCGGATGACATCTCACTCATTGTGGCCATTGACTGGATCCTGTAAGCAAACCACCTTTACATGGCAAAAGAGAAATAGCCAACCGTTTGAGAACCGTCTCATTTACCTGCTACTCTCTTTGATCAGAGACAGATTTCGAACAATGATCAACGTGCTTGGAGATGCTTTAGCGGCGGGGATCATGGCTCACGTGTGCAGAAAAGACTTTCAGACGAACAACCCATCATCAAACAACTCGGAAAGGGTAAGACGTCCTTCATGTCCACAAGCAACACGCGTGTAGCGTTATGTGTTGATGTAATGTTTGATGGCTGTATTTTACAGAGGGATACTGTAATATCCTTTGGAAACCAAAGCGTGCAGAGTTTTCCCACATCTAAGACGCCGCTGCTGGCCAACAGGGACTACATCTTAGAGGTCATCGGGGATCAGGTGACCGAGAGACCGTCGCCCTGTTTCAACCTCCGCCAAGTCTAACGTCGCGATACTGAGAAGAAACAGAAGCTGCCTTGAGTTCACAAAAACCTTTCTTCGTTTTCTTGTAACACTCTTGTGCCATTCTGTCTTTTTACATCAGACATGATAGGTTTACTTCAACACTCGCCTTTGGTGGAGCTGAAAAACGGGCCGATGCTTCAATGTGGGGTTTTTCCGCCTGACatcacaggaatttgtaactattttgcGAGGTGGCTAATTGGATGTGAATTGTAGATTAGTTTAGAAAAAGAGCAAGAATAAAGCCTCGCCCATAAACCCCTTAAAATTCACCGGGGGTTCATATTAAAACATATAGATATGAGCacatgaattcatatgaattaggcACCTTGTAAATGTTATGAACTGCCATGAGAGTGTTGTTAGAGTTTGTTCAAGTAAAAACCTCCTGTTCAGATTGTTTTTTATACATTCGTGTTCTAGAATTGccttaaaatgcaataaaatagcaCAGTTAATGACAACATAATATCCCAATGGATAATAGTTCAAGTTCAACTAGTTTCCGTTGTGTGTGTCGATGaccaaaaaactaaaatatactGTACGGTATCACTTAGAAATCACAAAGATGTTTCAGAACACACAAAGCCCTCTGTTCACGTCAATTAGTTATTTGGACAAAATTCTGTacttcatttataaaatgtttattttcttattaaaacTTGAAAATGATTTCACTTTGTGTCATTAGTCATTCTGTAAGATTCATGGCAAAAGAAGCTGTAAGTTAGGGTTATATATATCATATTAATATATACACACAGTAAATTAAAGCGGTTTAACCTTTTGACTCAAACACACCATTGAAAGAGATTTACTCTTTTTACTATAGTTGGCAACTAATACCAAGACACAATTTTCCAGAATTGCAAAGATCCTGATATTTTATTTCACAACTACACGTTAGACAGTAGTTCGTAACACATGTCTTTGCTGTagaatcaaaataaaagttaattaaaaaaaagaagaaacacTCAATGTCAACACATAAAACCGTATACAATAGCCTCAATAAATAACTCTCCCAATCAAAACTCCTCCAGTATTTTCTACATAAATTAAGGCTTAATGAAATGAGCAACCACCCAATAAATCTGATCTGATATCTTACACGTGCCCAATTTAACCGGTAATATTTACAATGGGattgcatttgttaacaatcAGTTAACGCATCGGTCAACATGAACTAACCAtgaatacagcatttattcgtCTTAGTTCATGCTAACTTTGCTAGCTGATGCCCCACAGCTAACATGAATGTATtagcattaactaacatgaacaaagatgctgaaaaactatattgctcgctgttagctaatgcatttactaatgttaacaaatacaaccttattgtgaaTTGTTATAATTTAACCTTAAAACATCACATCACCACAAAGATGTACAGGAAAAGGCTACTGCATTTGAATAGCTTATAACTAATCATTTTACAATATTGCACATAATATGGCAAAACAACCACATGATGAGAATGCCAaagtttaatgtgtttcataCTAACAGAGAGCTAAAAGTGGTGTGAGATCAGACGCCTTCGCTGCTTACAGCTTCACATGGACCAGAGAGTAACAGGTGATGCTGCTTCATCCAACTTTAGTACCTGTTTGCTTATTACAAACCTGAAAACATTCATGTACAAATGAAAAAGGACCACGGGCAGTCACGGATAACACCGCACCTAaagggacacaaaagaagatattttgaagaatgtcgtaaCTGATCAGTGCCAgcgcccattcacttctattgtatagagtagacacaaaaccaatgcaagtgaatgggtgccggttatcaacattcttcaaaatatcttcttttgtgttctgcaggaggaaagtcaaacaggtttgaattgacaagagggtgtaCAAATGACAGAAgcttcattttgggtgaactatcatacCCATGTTGGCTGAATAcagtggcgatcggtgcctcctcttcaggggaagcaggatttcaaaatacgtgttcagcgcttcacgtgaacctatgtgcatcacgcatcatgtcaaaatacgcagacgcgtcgaaagggtttatgacAAAAGACACggcgttaacacttaactctgattacacatgagactaagcgagcATCTAGCAAACGCcagcgtctcttttattaaaaacactttcGACGCGTCACATGACGGGCTacatacatgttttgccgagcttcgcattactgcttccccggaAGAGGCGTCTGGCTGAATATGATCAGAAATGTTACAAATGCAATCTTGGAAACCTGATTGATAAACTCGGGTGTTTGGGCTTTTGTGGTGCTGTTAGGACCATACGGGAAACGTGACACATTTTGAGTCTGTGGACTCGATTCGATCAACATCATCACCTGTCAATGAAACTACGAATATGACCTTAAAATACAAGTTATGTGTACGTAAGAAGCACTTTGCCAAGTGAACACGATCATGAACCATTACACATATATTAATGTGCATCACAATTTGGTCCAATGCCTAAAACGCACTTAATTAAAATCATGAAATGTGGTAATTTAATAAGGACAGGCAGATAGAAGCTGGTCTACCTTGAATTCACCTGTAAATATTAAACTGGTCTTGAGGCACCTGATAGCtaactaaaaaaaactaaaaggtaaattaagaaaaaaggaaacaaaacgaAGTTcggcaaaacaaaataaaatttaatgATTGTAAATGCCATGggaaacaaatcaaacaaaaggtttcaaaaggaaacacaaaagcaaagaaaaagaacaaaacacaaaaagccACAAGGCTTAAAGTC
Encoded here:
- the slc1a8b gene encoding solute carrier family 1 member 8b, with translation MISVTIGETPATQGHSDFTWCTGRKGLHRKTLQHTSHNMDENQRSSRPASSQCHSPPASPWRNMVEYFKKLIKNSISQKVGEWVKDYCKRNGLLTLSVLAVISGCVVGFTLRSLDLSTQAKIYFSFPGELLMRMLKMLILPLITSSLMSGLSAMDTKASGRLGLLTITYYLWTTFVAVIVGIVLVLIIHPGTGTEKEGHKAAGGPVMTSADALLDLIRNMIPSNLIEATFQQYKTELVPNFKNSAKSSQANFVYIMPDHDNPKMGHPVFLELTPPPEIHYKIVPGKSNGMNVLGIVIFSATMGLLLGRMGSRGLPLVNVCLCVNECVMKIINAAMWYFPFGIVFLVAGKILDMHDPAVLAEKLGMYFITVLAGLFVHGVILLPMFFFLITRKNPFSYIRGLLQALVIALATSSSSATLPITMKCLLENCHVDRKIARFVLPVGATINMDGTALYEAVAAIFIAQVNEYELDFGQLVTISITATAASIGAAGIPQAGLVTMVIVLTSVGLPPDDISLIVAIDWILDRFRTMINVLGDALAAGIMAHVCRKDFQTNNPSSNNSERRDTVISFGNQSVQSFPTSKTPLLANRDYILEVIGDQVTERPSPCFNLRQV